One genomic window of Evansella cellulosilytica DSM 2522 includes the following:
- the coaD gene encoding pantetheine-phosphate adenylyltransferase gives MATIAVYPGSFDPVTNGHLDIISRGANVFEKVIVAVLHNRSKQPLFSIEERVALLRETTKHIENVEVDFFDGLLINYVKNKQATTIIKGLRAISDFEYELQMASINRKLDEKVETFFMMSNNQYSYLSSSIVKELAKYEAPIEDLVPPSVEKAIRNKFK, from the coding sequence ATGGCGACAATTGCTGTTTACCCAGGCAGTTTTGATCCTGTAACTAATGGCCATTTGGATATTATTTCAAGAGGTGCAAATGTATTTGAAAAAGTTATTGTTGCGGTGCTTCATAATCGAAGCAAACAACCGTTATTTTCAATTGAAGAACGAGTAGCGTTATTACGAGAAACTACAAAACATATTGAAAATGTAGAGGTAGACTTCTTTGATGGTCTTTTAATTAACTATGTAAAAAACAAACAAGCGACAACAATTATTAAAGGTCTTCGTGCTATTTCAGATTTTGAATATGAACTGCAAATGGCTTCTATTAATCGAAAACTTGATGAGAAAGTAGAAACTTTTTTTATGATGAGTAATAATCAATATTCTTACTTAAGCTCAAGTATCGTTAAAGAATTAGCAAAGTATGAAGCACCAATCGAAGACTTAGTCCCACCTAGCGTGGAAAAAGCAATAAGAAACAAGTTTAAGTAA
- the rsmD gene encoding 16S rRNA (guanine(966)-N(2))-methyltransferase RsmD → MRVISGKFKGLHMKAVPGQSTRPTTDKVKESIFNMVGPYFDGGSMLDLYGGSGAIAIEALSRGIEKAVIIDRDRKAIETIYMNIKSCKIEDEVEVYRTEASRALNALRKKGSTFDLIFLDPPYLKQRLEEELLFIAEHRLLDKLGKIVVEHAATVELNESYSDLTKIREERYGDTIISIYSI, encoded by the coding sequence ATGCGCGTAATAAGTGGCAAGTTTAAAGGATTACATATGAAAGCTGTTCCTGGTCAATCGACACGTCCGACAACGGATAAAGTGAAAGAATCAATCTTCAATATGGTAGGGCCATATTTTGATGGGGGTAGCATGTTAGATTTATATGGAGGTAGTGGAGCTATTGCAATTGAAGCATTAAGTAGAGGGATCGAAAAAGCAGTCATCATTGACCGAGATCGCAAGGCAATCGAAACGATATATATGAATATCAAAAGCTGTAAGATTGAAGATGAAGTGGAAGTTTACAGAACAGAAGCCTCAAGAGCCTTAAACGCTTTAAGAAAGAAAGGAAGTACTTTTGATCTCATTTTTTTAGACCCTCCTTATTTAAAACAGAGGCTAGAGGAAGAGCTTCTATTTATCGCCGAACATAGATTATTGGACAAATTAGGAAAAATTGTTGTTGAACATGCAGCAACAGTCGAATTAAATGAGTCATATAGCGATTTAACAAAAATTAGAGAAGAACGTTACGGTGATACAATAATTAGTATTTATTCTATTTAA
- a CDS encoding MFS transporter yields the protein MEKTSWKRNLYILMVCQFFVMAAMTMIIPFLPLYLQELGVTDSQSVSRWSGIIFGANFLTAFLFSPLWGKLADKHGRKMMLLRSGFGMAIVITLTGFATGPWSLLLLRLLNGMISGFIPAAVALISMSTPKRQVGYALGLLQAGAVAGGICGPLFGGVMADFMGFRMIFYITGITILVAAFVVLFFVKENFEKKETRVKTNTMQDFKKIASTSPLMALFLVFFVVQCALIGINPLLSLYVQELTQAQNLAFYAGLAMSVMGLANMSASPLLGRVSDKKGAHYVLLGALIFAAVITLPQAFVQSYWQLIAFRFLLGLCLGGLLPSINSLIRHLAPEGMESRTFGFSNSFMYLGTMLGPILGGWLASFAGIRSLFIASAILLLLNVMIVKIKVVPVMKRKMSENVNS from the coding sequence ATGGAAAAAACAAGTTGGAAACGAAATTTATATATATTAATGGTATGTCAATTTTTTGTTATGGCGGCAATGACAATGATTATCCCCTTTTTACCCCTCTATTTACAAGAACTTGGCGTGACAGATTCGCAATCTGTTAGTAGATGGTCCGGCATTATATTTGGAGCTAATTTCTTAACCGCTTTTCTTTTTTCACCTTTATGGGGAAAGTTAGCGGATAAGCATGGAAGAAAAATGATGCTTTTAAGATCAGGATTTGGAATGGCAATTGTTATTACCTTAACTGGTTTTGCAACAGGGCCGTGGTCATTATTACTACTAAGGCTATTAAATGGTATGATCTCAGGATTTATTCCTGCAGCTGTTGCTTTGATCTCTATGAGCACACCTAAAAGACAGGTCGGTTATGCATTAGGGTTATTACAAGCTGGTGCTGTAGCTGGAGGGATTTGTGGTCCGTTATTTGGCGGTGTAATGGCCGATTTTATGGGCTTTAGAATGATCTTTTATATAACTGGTATCACAATACTGGTAGCAGCATTTGTTGTGCTATTTTTTGTTAAAGAGAATTTTGAGAAAAAAGAAACACGTGTAAAAACGAACACGATGCAAGATTTTAAAAAAATCGCATCAACTTCGCCTTTAATGGCATTATTTCTTGTATTCTTTGTCGTTCAATGTGCCCTAATCGGTATAAATCCATTACTTTCTCTTTATGTTCAGGAGCTCACACAAGCACAAAATTTAGCCTTTTATGCTGGGTTGGCAATGTCGGTAATGGGGTTAGCTAATATGTCGGCAAGTCCATTACTTGGGAGGGTAAGTGACAAAAAAGGTGCACATTATGTTTTATTAGGTGCCCTCATTTTTGCAGCTGTTATTACACTTCCTCAAGCTTTTGTTCAAAGCTATTGGCAATTGATTGCATTTCGTTTTTTATTAGGGCTTTGTTTAGGAGGTTTACTTCCGTCCATTAATTCGCTTATTCGACATTTAGCCCCTGAAGGTATGGAAAGTAGAACTTTTGGCTTCTCTAATTCTTTTATGTATTTAGGAACGATGCTTGGTCCTATATTAGGAGGCTGGTTAGCTTCCTTTGCAGGAATTAGGAGCTTATTTATAGCATCTGCTATATTATTATTATTGAACGTTATGATAGTAAAAATAAAAGTAGTACCAGTAATGAAGAGGAAGATGAGCGAAAATGTTAATAGTTAA
- a CDS encoding YlbG family protein yields the protein MVGNRVGLAVWIQSLKQVKQLRRFGNIHYVSRKMKYVVMYCDEADVQATMERLRSFSFVKDVSMSMRPWIKTEYQSAVPEKEKEFDYKMGI from the coding sequence ATGGTAGGAAATCGAGTTGGACTAGCTGTCTGGATCCAATCTCTTAAGCAAGTGAAGCAACTCCGGAGATTTGGTAATATTCATTATGTATCTAGGAAAATGAAGTATGTAGTTATGTACTGTGACGAAGCTGACGTGCAAGCAACAATGGAAAGACTTCGTTCGTTTTCTTTCGTTAAAGATGTTTCCATGTCTATGAGACCGTGGATTAAGACAGAATATCAAAGTGCAGTTCCTGAAAAAGAAAAAGAATTTGATTATAAAATGGGAATATAA
- a CDS encoding YlbF family regulator, with translation MYSTMTNVDILQEVYDFSDFITSSEVFLHYIETKRALEKNRDAQRMITHFQALKEKYEEVQRFGKYHPDFDKVTKEVREWKRKVDTNLFVSEFKKAEEELNQLLVEISQIVANAVSTHIKVPTGNPFFDQGGCGTGGCGSGGGCGCSTKKK, from the coding sequence ATGTATTCAACGATGACTAATGTTGACATACTCCAAGAAGTTTACGATTTTAGTGATTTTATTACATCATCTGAAGTATTTCTTCATTATATAGAAACAAAAAGGGCACTTGAGAAAAACCGAGATGCTCAAAGAATGATAACACATTTCCAAGCACTGAAAGAAAAGTATGAGGAAGTGCAACGCTTTGGGAAATATCATCCTGATTTTGATAAAGTAACGAAAGAGGTACGTGAGTGGAAAAGGAAAGTAGATACAAACCTTTTCGTTTCAGAATTTAAAAAAGCAGAGGAAGAACTAAATCAACTTCTCGTCGAAATAAGCCAAATAGTTGCTAATGCTGTTTCAACGCATATAAAAGTACCAACCGGAAATCCTTTCTTTGATCAAGGTGGATGTGGTACTGGTGGATGCGGAAGTGGTGGCGGATGCGGTTGTAGTACAAAAAAGAAGTAG
- a CDS encoding DNA repair helicase XPB translates to MPLTIQNDGTIFFQTDHPEAKIVQPFLSKFAQLIQTPATIHIYKLNAFSIWYALEEGITLKEILHFLVSFSGKELPKEVEEQLLEWEKRNGKLYLLPTESDGPCLVSEEKNLLKKILNRNKVHNVIHLQGKEALPISMKDRGLIKQEMIDKGYPVTDKLGVESGRSLAFSIESHVKLRPYQKEAVDSFINANGGVEGNGFIILPCGSGKTIVGLGVMDKIKEDTLILVPNDTSLQQWYNELLDKTSLQKSQIGLYTSEKKEVKEVTITTYQMLTYHHSNNKSKGDFPHFSLFHQRSWGLVIYDEVHLLPAPLFRITSNLQGKRRLGLTATFVREDKKESDIYSLIGPKRYEVGIKALEENGWIAKPICMEYKIPFTEKQWEKYFTLSKRERYRFASENEQKLSLLKRIVEKHHDVPIIIIGQYLDQLHRIARELQLPLITGETKKSERQKIYDDFKKGNIQTLVLSRVANMAVDLPDAQVAIQISGTYGSRQEEAQRIGRLLRPKKSGEPVYFYTLITPMTQEEEVASNRQLFMHEQGYSYKWEEWSICSESI, encoded by the coding sequence ATGCCGTTGACGATCCAAAATGATGGCACTATTTTTTTTCAAACGGATCATCCAGAAGCAAAAATCGTTCAACCTTTTTTAAGTAAGTTTGCACAACTGATACAAACGCCGGCTACTATTCATATATACAAATTAAACGCTTTTTCTATATGGTATGCGTTAGAGGAAGGTATAACTTTAAAGGAAATATTACATTTTTTAGTTAGTTTTTCAGGGAAAGAATTACCGAAGGAAGTAGAGGAGCAATTACTTGAGTGGGAAAAGCGAAATGGTAAGCTTTATTTGCTGCCAACAGAGTCTGATGGACCTTGTCTCGTTAGTGAGGAAAAAAACTTATTAAAGAAAATTTTAAATAGAAATAAAGTACATAACGTCATTCATTTGCAAGGAAAAGAAGCATTACCTATTTCGATGAAAGACCGTGGTTTGATTAAACAGGAAATGATCGATAAAGGATACCCTGTGACAGATAAACTTGGTGTAGAAAGCGGAAGATCATTAGCTTTCTCAATTGAATCACATGTAAAGCTAAGACCTTACCAAAAAGAGGCAGTCGATTCCTTTATTAATGCAAATGGTGGAGTAGAAGGTAATGGTTTTATTATTTTGCCATGTGGATCAGGGAAAACAATCGTTGGACTTGGGGTCATGGATAAAATTAAAGAAGATACATTAATATTAGTTCCAAACGATACTTCCTTACAACAGTGGTATAACGAACTATTAGATAAAACTTCATTACAGAAATCACAAATAGGACTTTATACGAGTGAGAAGAAAGAAGTGAAGGAAGTAACTATAACAACATATCAAATGTTAACGTATCATCACTCTAACAATAAAAGCAAAGGTGATTTTCCTCATTTCTCTTTATTTCATCAACGATCTTGGGGATTAGTTATTTATGATGAGGTACATTTATTACCCGCACCATTATTTAGAATTACATCAAATCTGCAGGGGAAAAGAAGGTTAGGACTTACTGCTACCTTTGTTCGTGAAGATAAGAAAGAAAGTGATATATATAGCTTAATAGGTCCAAAAAGATATGAGGTAGGGATTAAGGCCTTAGAAGAAAATGGATGGATTGCCAAACCTATTTGTATGGAATATAAAATTCCATTTACTGAGAAGCAATGGGAAAAATATTTCACATTATCGAAGAGGGAAAGGTATCGTTTTGCTAGTGAAAATGAACAAAAGCTATCATTGTTAAAGCGTATAGTGGAAAAGCACCATGATGTGCCAATAATTATTATTGGACAATATTTAGATCAGCTGCATCGTATTGCTCGAGAGCTACAGCTACCGCTTATTACAGGTGAAACGAAAAAATCGGAAAGACAAAAGATATATGATGATTTTAAAAAAGGAAACATACAGACACTCGTTTTAAGTCGAGTAGCCAATATGGCTGTTGATTTACCAGATGCACAAGTAGCTATCCAAATTTCAGGTACTTATGGGTCACGTCAAGAGGAAGCACAGCGCATAGGAAGGCTATTACGTCCTAAAAAGAGTGGGGAACCTGTCTATTTTTATACACTCATTACTCCGATGACTCAGGAAGAAGAAGTAGCAAGCAACCGGCAGTTATTCATGCACGAGCAAGGATATTCATACAAATGGGAAGAGTGGTCAATATGTTCGGAAAGTATATAG
- a CDS encoding YlbE-like family protein yields the protein MRTEVYEYILQQPELHQFLRYHPAWYRKLSREPGAIYEMEKDAKVFYGKTFPQRMDKLQSNMNMAMMMLEMMKNFNTKS from the coding sequence ATGCGAACAGAAGTTTACGAATACATTCTTCAGCAACCAGAACTTCATCAATTTTTACGTTATCACCCAGCTTGGTATCGAAAGTTGTCTCGAGAACCTGGAGCAATTTATGAAATGGAGAAGGATGCAAAAGTATTCTATGGAAAAACATTCCCACAACGGATGGATAAATTACAAAGTAACATGAATATGGCAATGATGATGCTTGAAATGATGAAAAATTTTAATACAAAAAGCTAA
- a CDS encoding YlbD family protein produces MGKLHPDVKKFKVFVKKNPYVLKEVKKGEKTLQDLFEEWLLFGEDDDIWETYKEDVGEEEEELEEEEDGEEDNEDEEDSKSDKKKKSEKNSINTQDLLAMLKKMNFNDLQNHLTQFSGVLASVQELLGQFKPTQQQSSGESTNTDRQQQNAPFSFRDD; encoded by the coding sequence GTGGGAAAACTACATCCAGATGTGAAAAAATTTAAGGTGTTTGTTAAAAAAAATCCATATGTATTAAAAGAAGTAAAAAAAGGAGAAAAGACGCTTCAGGATTTGTTTGAAGAATGGCTTTTATTTGGAGAAGACGATGATATATGGGAAACATATAAGGAGGATGTGGGTGAAGAGGAAGAAGAATTAGAAGAGGAAGAAGACGGAGAAGAAGATAATGAAGATGAGGAAGATTCAAAGAGTGATAAAAAGAAAAAGTCGGAGAAAAATTCAATAAATACGCAAGATTTACTGGCAATGCTTAAAAAAATGAACTTTAATGACTTGCAAAATCATTTGACGCAGTTTAGTGGTGTATTAGCTTCCGTACAGGAGTTGTTAGGACAGTTTAAGCCAACTCAACAGCAATCTTCTGGTGAATCAACAAATACAGATCGGCAACAGCAAAACGCTCCTTTTTCATTCCGTGATGACTAA
- a CDS encoding CAP domain-containing protein, producing MKYIITIFIGCIILVGVIVYVENGEVTMEEGNNSETSSEVKEQVKEEDSSSAEEELNEGQHQLKANEIYSWIGENALKLKGEFGEPNRVDITPYNYEWWVYDMEEIYIQFGVREDAIVTVFTNHEAANIGPIQLGESYEYVQEYYDFNEKVSLHGQYRSFQFELNEEELLSRPMAAINNEVWAQFYFDVYHNELSSIRYVDQETLLLQQPYDIVFRGDMPESKELTDDEWKKVEEGQAKQVLALTNKIRERHGLQPLEWDDSTAYVAYLHSYDMYQEGYFSHTSPNYGELKDRLEGEDVLFQLAAENIAAYYVDAIGAVEGWLNSEGHRINLLHEDFTHLGVGVYRDYYTQNFLTPR from the coding sequence ATGAAATATATCATAACAATTTTTATTGGGTGTATCATACTCGTCGGTGTGATTGTATATGTTGAAAATGGTGAAGTAACAATGGAAGAAGGGAACAATAGCGAAACATCTTCAGAGGTTAAGGAACAAGTGAAGGAAGAGGATTCATCATCGGCTGAAGAAGAATTAAATGAAGGTCAACATCAACTAAAGGCTAATGAAATATACAGTTGGATTGGTGAGAATGCTTTAAAGCTTAAAGGTGAGTTTGGAGAACCGAATAGAGTTGATATAACGCCATATAACTATGAATGGTGGGTGTATGACATGGAAGAAATATATATACAATTTGGTGTGCGAGAGGATGCGATTGTAACTGTCTTTACAAATCATGAAGCAGCTAACATTGGTCCTATTCAATTAGGTGAATCATATGAATATGTTCAAGAATACTATGATTTTAATGAAAAAGTATCTCTCCATGGGCAATATCGATCATTTCAATTTGAATTAAATGAAGAAGAGTTACTATCGCGCCCAATGGCAGCTATAAATAATGAGGTGTGGGCCCAGTTTTATTTTGATGTTTATCATAACGAGTTATCATCTATAAGGTATGTTGATCAGGAAACTCTATTGCTACAACAACCATATGATATTGTTTTCCGAGGTGACATGCCAGAAAGTAAAGAACTAACTGATGATGAATGGAAAAAGGTTGAGGAAGGGCAAGCGAAACAAGTCTTAGCTCTGACTAATAAAATAAGGGAAAGACATGGACTTCAACCATTAGAATGGGATGATTCAACTGCATATGTAGCGTACTTACATAGCTATGATATGTATCAAGAAGGGTATTTTTCACATACCTCCCCGAATTATGGAGAATTAAAGGATCGTTTAGAAGGAGAAGATGTGCTTTTCCAGTTAGCTGCTGAAAACATTGCTGCATACTATGTAGATGCAATAGGCGCAGTAGAAGGGTGGTTAAATAGCGAAGGACATCGTATCAATTTATTACATGAAGATTTTACTCACTTAGGGGTAGGAGTATACCGAGATTACTATACACAAAATTTTTTGACTCCAAGATAA
- a CDS encoding CBS domain-containing protein encodes MKKLRDIMTGDVEICNPDDNVYEAALKMKQFDVGAIPICEGRQLLGMITDRDIVVRGVAEKRPNSTQVTDVMTEQLLTAEPDMTVDDAAKMMAEKQIRRLPIVENSQLVGIVALGDLAIHTTTADEAGYALSEISESEHYHH; translated from the coding sequence ATGAAAAAACTACGTGATATAATGACAGGTGATGTAGAGATTTGTAACCCTGACGATAACGTGTACGAAGCTGCTTTAAAAATGAAGCAGTTTGACGTTGGTGCTATTCCAATATGTGAAGGACGCCAATTACTAGGTATGATCACTGATAGAGATATTGTAGTTAGAGGAGTTGCAGAGAAACGCCCTAACTCCACTCAAGTAACGGATGTGATGACAGAGCAGTTATTAACTGCAGAGCCTGATATGACTGTTGACGATGCAGCGAAAATGATGGCAGAGAAACAAATACGCCGTTTACCAATTGTAGAAAATAGTCAATTAGTCGGTATTGTCGCATTAGGTGATTTAGCAATTCATACAACGACAGCAGATGAAGCTGGATATGCTCTTTCTGAAATATCTGAATCAGAACATTATCATCATTAA
- a CDS encoding YugN family protein codes for MKIENTGLEGVEIEFQAIEDIMEGAGFHYVYDYERVTFDYKIVIQGDIYYLRVQAHAVEGEVPSPHGIVKITNVLLGKHYYPHGVEYDEEFSKQITDKCNKKLESVKDSILSEAK; via the coding sequence ATGAAAATTGAGAACACAGGACTTGAAGGTGTAGAGATAGAATTTCAAGCTATAGAGGATATTATGGAGGGTGCAGGTTTTCATTATGTATACGATTATGAAAGAGTAACCTTCGACTATAAAATAGTAATTCAAGGTGATATTTATTACTTACGTGTTCAAGCTCATGCAGTTGAAGGCGAAGTCCCATCACCCCATGGCATCGTAAAAATTACTAATGTATTGCTAGGAAAGCATTATTATCCTCACGGTGTGGAATATGATGAGGAATTCTCTAAACAGATTACGGATAAATGTAATAAAAAGTTAGAATCAGTTAAAGATTCGATACTAAGTGAAGCGAAATAA
- the ytvI gene encoding sporulation integral membrane protein YtvI, whose protein sequence is MATSASIKKYIYIVLGIIVAALLLYFVLPVSVPIIVALITALFLAPIVNVLIRRAKLSRSLAVFIVFISFVLVISLIVYFLLTRAITQLNSFIENLPYTINEIAYAWTTFLNNIESQFGQYSPDLRQEIDDVVMGFLIETRMNLQEIDLVGHVTSILIKIPSYIVSLLVYLIALYLFLMDLPRLKEKAMSYMTDKTAEKVTFMASRLSYVVFGFFKAQFLVSIIIFVVTLIGLWIIAPEVAIIMSIVIWVIDFIPIIGSIAVLAPWALYHIIAGNTALAVQLLVLAAILLTIRRTVEPKVMGHHIGLSPLATLISLFIGLQLLGVLGFILGPLVVILFTSAKEAGIIKFNFKI, encoded by the coding sequence TTGGCAACATCAGCATCTATTAAAAAGTATATTTATATTGTACTAGGGATTATTGTAGCTGCCCTGTTATTATATTTTGTTCTTCCAGTATCAGTTCCCATAATTGTTGCTTTAATTACAGCGCTCTTCCTGGCTCCTATAGTAAATGTCTTAATTAGACGTGCAAAGCTATCAAGAAGCCTTGCAGTATTTATCGTGTTTATTTCTTTTGTGTTAGTTATTTCACTTATCGTCTACTTTTTACTAACTAGAGCGATAACGCAATTAAACTCTTTTATCGAAAATTTACCTTATACCATTAATGAGATCGCCTACGCATGGACAACTTTTCTTAACAATATAGAAAGTCAATTCGGACAATATTCACCTGATTTAAGACAAGAAATTGACGATGTTGTTATGGGCTTTTTAATAGAAACAAGAATGAACCTGCAAGAAATTGACCTTGTTGGTCATGTAACTAGTATTTTAATTAAAATTCCTTCATATATTGTTTCGTTGTTAGTATATTTAATTGCTCTTTACCTATTCTTAATGGACCTTCCTAGGTTAAAAGAGAAGGCAATGAGCTATATGACAGATAAAACTGCAGAAAAAGTAACCTTTATGGCATCGAGACTTTCATATGTTGTATTTGGATTTTTTAAAGCACAGTTTTTAGTCAGTATAATTATTTTTGTTGTTACTCTTATAGGGTTATGGATTATTGCTCCTGAAGTTGCCATCATTATGTCCATAGTCATTTGGGTAATCGACTTTATACCAATTATTGGATCGATTGCAGTACTAGCACCTTGGGCCCTATACCACATCATTGCTGGTAACACCGCATTAGCTGTTCAATTACTTGTTCTAGCAGCTATCTTATTAACAATAAGACGTACAGTTGAGCCTAAGGTAATGGGACATCATATAGGTTTATCACCATTAGCTACACTTATCTCTTTGTTCATCGGTCTTCAGTTATTAGGGGTGCTAGGATTTATTTTAGGTCCACTTGTTGTCATTCTATTTACTAGTGCAAAGGAAGCTGGAATTATAAAGTTTAACTTTAAAATATAA
- the yunB gene encoding sporulation protein YunB codes for MRVIRKKKKHTIKKFLNSMSKKRRRSPLPFKYVILFSFLIFIILIIQGLIIIEKGIRPTLIEIANTETQRIGTLAINQAITNELHDDINLEEMVTYIQDDNGKIVAIELDTAIQNKFLYEVTNSVQSYLLDIEQGRITDLSLPRDIEIEYDDLTFSDNGIVHTIPLGQATGNALLAHIGPNIPVRFSTIGEVQSNINQDYQSLGINNTKITLTVDVEVDVKVVIPFATDTNPVKTSLPIANIFIVGDVPYFYSE; via the coding sequence ATGAGAGTGATACGAAAAAAGAAAAAACATACTATTAAGAAATTCTTAAATAGTATGTCTAAAAAGAGAAGACGTTCTCCACTACCATTTAAATACGTCATTTTATTCTCCTTTTTAATCTTTATAATATTAATAATACAAGGACTCATTATTATAGAAAAAGGAATACGTCCCACCTTGATTGAAATAGCGAATACTGAAACACAAAGAATTGGGACATTAGCTATTAATCAAGCGATAACGAATGAGCTTCACGATGATATTAATCTAGAAGAAATGGTCACATACATTCAAGATGATAACGGAAAAATTGTCGCAATTGAATTAGATACAGCCATTCAAAACAAATTTTTATACGAAGTTACAAATAGTGTACAGTCATACTTATTAGATATAGAGCAAGGACGAATCACTGATTTATCTTTACCGAGAGATATAGAAATAGAATACGATGACTTAACATTTTCTGATAATGGCATTGTCCACACAATACCATTAGGCCAAGCTACCGGGAATGCATTACTTGCACATATTGGGCCAAACATCCCTGTTCGTTTTTCTACAATCGGAGAAGTGCAATCAAACATTAATCAAGACTATCAAAGCTTAGGTATAAATAACACGAAAATAACACTCACAGTAGATGTAGAAGTTGATGTTAAAGTCGTTATCCCATTTGCTACAGACACCAATCCTGTAAAAACATCACTTCCTATAGCCAATATTTTTATCGTAGGAGATGTTCCATACTTTTATAGCGAGTAA
- a CDS encoding ankyrin repeat domain-containing protein — protein MNNTQTVSDLFLAAESGDSKKLKRILDENPSLVNCENQDGYTPLGIAAHVENTEAVKLLLEYGANINAVSNSKLDAIPSDTELHAVLMGERNKQNIELHIHHNGRENIFDHTGDTSLHSGARNDKLSEMSDTLSKHGAFVKPKVEQGRFALDLVSEKGQENVTDQLKKKGATS, from the coding sequence ATGAATAATACTCAAACGGTTAGCGATCTATTTTTAGCTGCCGAATCTGGTGATAGTAAAAAGTTGAAAAGAATATTAGATGAAAACCCCTCATTAGTTAATTGTGAAAATCAAGACGGATATACACCTTTAGGCATTGCAGCACATGTCGAGAATACAGAAGCAGTAAAATTATTACTCGAATATGGTGCTAACATAAACGCTGTATCTAACTCAAAATTAGACGCCATACCTTCTGATACAGAACTCCATGCAGTGTTAATGGGAGAAAGAAATAAACAAAATATTGAACTTCATATTCACCACAACGGTCGTGAAAATATATTCGACCACACAGGTGATACATCGCTACATAGTGGTGCCAGAAATGATAAGCTTTCAGAAATGTCGGACACCCTTTCCAAGCACGGTGCATTCGTTAAGCCTAAAGTGGAGCAAGGACGGTTCGCACTTGATCTTGTATCAGAAAAGGGTCAAGAAAATGTCACAGATCAATTAAAGAAGAAAGGTGCCACATCATAA
- a CDS encoding ribonuclease H-like YkuK family protein, with the protein MTSKLRALNYSFNNLQEKNMTFEQVFERIVQFMKKDRNGNYRLMFGTDSQVHANDTKFVTGIVIQREGKGAWACIRKVVIPRQINSLQEKISLETSLTEEVVSMFTDERKEKLINIVLPHVYKGATFTIEGHIDIGSRRQNKTRFLVREMVSRIESMGIEPKIKPESFVASAYANRYTK; encoded by the coding sequence ATGACGAGCAAATTAAGAGCTTTGAATTATTCATTTAACAATTTACAAGAAAAAAATATGACATTTGAACAAGTATTCGAACGCATTGTTCAATTTATGAAAAAAGATAGAAATGGCAATTACCGACTAATGTTTGGTACAGATTCACAAGTCCATGCTAATGATACAAAATTTGTAACAGGAATAGTGATACAACGTGAGGGAAAAGGTGCATGGGCATGTATTAGAAAGGTTGTTATTCCAAGACAAATTAATAGCCTACAAGAGAAAATTTCTTTAGAAACCTCGTTAACTGAAGAAGTTGTCTCCATGTTTACTGATGAACGAAAAGAAAAATTAATTAACATCGTACTTCCTCACGTTTATAAAGGTGCAACTTTTACAATAGAAGGTCATATCGATATTGGCTCGAGAAGGCAAAATAAAACGAGATTTTTAGTCAGAGAAATGGTTTCTCGAATCGAATCAATGGGTATAGAGCCAAAAATAAAACCTGAATCTTTTGTAGCAAGTGCTTATGCGAATCGATATACAAAATAA